One stretch of Pseudoramibacter sp. DNA includes these proteins:
- a CDS encoding DUF4236 domain-containing protein, producing the protein MGFRYHRSVTICKGVRVNFSKSGPSLSIGGRGHTVNIGSRGARETFSIPGTGLSYSRQIGGGSRGSRSAPRRTVQVPSHITMHMDDASGAVRIADGSGRTITDPSVLRKIRATDAYKAQKAKLQEQRLEKAEAAVESSEAENRKFLEIYKLSANVKPRAAFEKALQNIKPAEDVQAAYPTPMPSQEEIKAALEAEAKAKVKASVFKTGKLRKAYVAEHFGPAYAAAVEKWRDAKDAFDAKETKRHLTAVLKNQQVCEERRAFLKKLTAGDDEAVCAAFDHWIASCELPVEIHIQYDWQRENGLMCLDVDLPEIEDLPDTKMTATSTGKLKEKKRTQTELRETYATLVFGLAVFIASHTFNLSPAIEKILISGYTQRRNRAGEIQNDYIYSLKFPRDRFEKTPVSHVEPRNFCLDAESRCILTVTSLFKSIEPYEIY; encoded by the coding sequence ATGGGATTCAGGTACCACAGATCCGTCACCATCTGCAAAGGGGTGCGGGTGAATTTTTCAAAATCCGGGCCGAGTCTGTCCATCGGCGGCCGGGGCCACACGGTGAACATCGGCAGCCGGGGCGCCAGGGAAACTTTTTCGATTCCCGGGACGGGGCTGTCCTACAGCCGCCAGATCGGCGGCGGGAGCCGGGGCAGCCGGTCCGCGCCGCGGCGGACGGTGCAGGTGCCGAGCCATATCACGATGCACATGGACGACGCCAGCGGCGCCGTGCGGATTGCAGACGGCAGCGGCCGAACCATCACTGATCCCTCGGTCTTGAGAAAGATCCGCGCCACGGACGCGTACAAAGCACAAAAGGCGAAGCTTCAGGAACAGCGTCTGGAAAAAGCCGAAGCGGCGGTGGAGAGCAGCGAAGCGGAAAACCGCAAATTTTTGGAAATCTATAAACTGTCGGCCAACGTCAAACCCCGGGCCGCCTTTGAAAAAGCACTCCAAAATATTAAACCGGCAGAAGATGTCCAGGCCGCATACCCGACGCCGATGCCAAGTCAGGAAGAAATTAAAGCGGCCCTTGAGGCCGAAGCCAAAGCAAAAGTCAAAGCCTCGGTGTTTAAGACCGGAAAACTCCGGAAAGCCTATGTGGCCGAACACTTCGGGCCGGCCTACGCCGCGGCCGTCGAAAAATGGCGCGACGCAAAAGACGCCTTTGACGCCAAAGAGACGAAAAGGCATCTCACAGCGGTCCTGAAGAATCAGCAGGTTTGCGAAGAACGCCGGGCTTTTTTAAAAAAGCTGACGGCGGGAGACGACGAAGCGGTGTGCGCCGCCTTTGATCATTGGATCGCGTCCTGCGAGCTGCCCGTCGAGATCCACATTCAGTACGACTGGCAGCGGGAAAACGGCCTCATGTGCCTCGACGTCGATCTGCCGGAAATTGAAGACCTGCCGGACACGAAGATGACCGCCACGTCGACGGGCAAATTAAAAGAAAAGAAGCGGACTCAGACCGAACTCCGGGAAACCTACGCGACCCTCGTGTTCGGGCTCGCGGTGTTCATCGCGTCCCACACCTTTAATCTTTCGCCGGCGATTGAAAAGATTCTGATTTCCGGCTACACCCAGCGGCGCAACCGGGCCGGCGAAATTCAGAACGATTATATTTATTCACTGAAGTTCCCGAGAGACCGCTTTGAAAAGACGCCGGTGTCCCACGTTGAACCCCGAAACTTCTGTCTGGATGCCGAAAGCCGGTGCATCTTGACGGTGACGTCGTTATTTAAATCGATTGAACCTTACGAAATCTATTAA
- a CDS encoding DUF4368 domain-containing protein: protein MEIQSLQQEIEVQERQIENLEQFIQRVHKYEDLDELTPYALRELVKAIYIEAPDKSSGKRRQNIRISYDLVGFIPLNELMKEETA, encoded by the coding sequence GTGGAAATCCAGAGCTTACAGCAGGAAATCGAAGTACAGGAACGACAGATTGAGAATTTGGAACAGTTTATCCAACGGGTACACAAATATGAGGATTTAGACGAGCTTACCCCTTATGCTCTGCGGGAGCTTGTCAAGGCGATCTACATTGAAGCCCCTGACAAGAGCAGCGGCAAACGGCGGCAGAACATCCGCATTTCCTATGACCTTGTGGGCTTTATCCCACTGAATGAACTGATGAAAGAGGAAACGGCATGA
- a CDS encoding rubredoxin: MRKQVKNNVSWVGYMDWELKQFHGDEYSVKNGSSQNAYLIEEDKTILIDTVWMPHRDAFINNLRKELGGDLSKIDAIVMNHGEQDHSGSLPALMKEIPGTPIYCTAAAVKSIEGQYGKRGWDFHKVKTGDTLYVGNGKQLIFVEMKMLHWPDSMATYLTEDNILFSMDAFGQHFAVEEMFNDKANQAILYKEAMKYFANILNPFAPFVTRKLAEIAKLNLPIDMIAPAHGVIWRDHPEQIVKKYAEWADAYQENQITVAYDTMWNGTKTLAHAVADEIHRQSQDTVVKVYNIAETDKNELMTEVFKSKAIAVGSPTCVNEVLTSVSAFLAFAKTLKFKNKKAAAFGCYGWSGESVKLLKERLAADGFDVVDASVRSLWNPEDGDFAAIPEMVQELLAGEEAAEQPAKAESKVYVCNVCGWTYDEAKGDPEHGIAPGTKWEDLPDDFKCPVCGAPKSDFSVQ; this comes from the coding sequence ATGAGGAAACAGGTTAAAAACAACGTGAGCTGGGTCGGCTACATGGATTGGGAACTGAAGCAGTTCCACGGCGACGAATATTCGGTGAAAAACGGGTCGAGTCAGAACGCTTATCTGATCGAAGAAGACAAGACCATTTTGATCGATACGGTGTGGATGCCCCATCGGGACGCCTTTATCAACAACCTCCGGAAAGAACTCGGCGGGGATCTGTCGAAAATCGACGCCATTGTCATGAATCACGGCGAACAGGATCACTCGGGCTCCCTGCCGGCGCTCATGAAGGAAATTCCGGGCACGCCGATTTACTGCACTGCGGCGGCGGTGAAGAGCATCGAAGGCCAGTACGGCAAGCGGGGCTGGGACTTCCACAAAGTCAAAACCGGCGACACCCTGTACGTCGGCAATGGCAAGCAGCTCATCTTCGTGGAAATGAAGATGCTCCACTGGCCGGATTCCATGGCGACCTATCTGACAGAAGACAACATCCTGTTCTCCATGGACGCCTTCGGCCAGCATTTCGCCGTCGAAGAAATGTTCAACGACAAGGCGAACCAGGCCATCTTGTATAAAGAAGCGATGAAATACTTCGCCAATATCTTAAATCCCTTCGCGCCTTTCGTCACCCGCAAGCTTGCCGAAATCGCGAAGCTGAACCTGCCCATCGACATGATCGCGCCGGCTCACGGCGTCATCTGGCGGGATCATCCGGAACAGATCGTTAAGAAGTACGCCGAATGGGCGGACGCCTATCAGGAAAACCAGATCACTGTCGCCTATGACACCATGTGGAACGGGACCAAGACCCTGGCTCACGCGGTGGCCGACGAAATCCACAGACAGAGCCAGGACACCGTGGTCAAAGTCTACAACATCGCCGAAACCGACAAAAACGAACTCATGACCGAAGTGTTCAAGTCCAAGGCCATCGCCGTGGGTTCCCCGACCTGCGTGAACGAAGTGCTCACCAGCGTCAGCGCCTTTCTCGCCTTCGCGAAAACTCTGAAGTTTAAAAACAAAAAGGCCGCGGCTTTCGGGTGCTACGGCTGGAGCGGCGAATCGGTGAAACTCTTGAAAGAACGCCTTGCCGCCGACGGCTTTGACGTCGTCGACGCGAGTGTCCGCTCCCTGTGGAATCCGGAAGACGGCGACTTCGCAGCCATTCCGGAAATGGTACAGGAACTCCTCGCCGGAGAAGAAGCGGCAGAACAGCCGGCCAAAGCCGAAAGCAAAGTCTACGTCTGCAACGTGTGCGGCTGGACCTACGACGAAGCCAAAGGCGATCCGGAACACGGCATCGCTCCGGGCACCAAATGGGAAGATCTTCCCGACGATTTCAAATGCCCGGTGTGCGGTGCGCCGAAATCGGATTTTTCGGTGCAGTAA
- a CDS encoding cytidylate kinase family protein, translating to MRKNQHLGRRFASYLFGLFIMTIGIAVSVKSDLGVSPVSSIPYTMTCVWGIEMGRATIIFHCFLVLFQIVLLRRHFKIKNLLQIAVGVVFGYFTTFGNWTMHFLPAPSNLVIRLVMVGISSVIVAVGIFFYLPPDIMPLAGEGVMKAVSDVTGIEFSKVKIGFDVSMVVISFATCMVLLHQLGSVGIGTVIAAFLVGNVLGVVNRHFGAKRDRWLYPEKTKTAASPKTEPQKSWAITIAREYGSGGRTIGKQIAEDLGIAYYDLEIIHEAAKRSGMTEKILTDNDQIIDRPLAHSLYFWAAGTTQEDELPVIERIFDIQEKIILELAEKAPCVIVGRLGNFILKDKVPSFNVFVSASPGAKIKTVVERDSLDEKAARAKIEKVERERANHCQYFTHQHWKDLSHYDLAIRSDEMGLAETAGMIETAAKAKLHLA from the coding sequence ATGCGTAAGAATCAGCATCTTGGAAGACGGTTTGCCAGTTATCTTTTTGGCTTGTTTATCATGACCATCGGGATCGCGGTCTCGGTGAAGTCAGATCTCGGGGTTTCCCCAGTGAGTTCCATTCCGTACACGATGACCTGCGTTTGGGGCATCGAAATGGGACGGGCGACCATCATCTTTCACTGCTTTCTGGTGCTGTTTCAGATTGTCCTGCTGCGCCGGCATTTCAAGATCAAGAACCTGCTGCAGATTGCCGTAGGGGTCGTCTTCGGGTATTTTACGACTTTCGGAAATTGGACGATGCATTTTCTGCCGGCTCCGTCGAATCTCGTGATCCGCCTCGTCATGGTGGGCATCAGCTCGGTGATCGTCGCCGTAGGGATTTTCTTTTACCTGCCGCCGGACATCATGCCTCTCGCCGGAGAAGGGGTCATGAAGGCCGTCTCTGATGTGACCGGCATCGAATTTTCAAAAGTTAAGATCGGCTTTGACGTCTCGATGGTGGTGATTTCTTTCGCCACATGCATGGTTCTGCTTCATCAGTTGGGCAGCGTCGGCATCGGCACAGTGATCGCTGCTTTTCTGGTGGGCAACGTTTTAGGGGTGGTCAACCGGCATTTTGGCGCCAAACGGGACCGCTGGCTCTATCCGGAAAAAACGAAGACAGCCGCAAGTCCGAAAACAGAACCGCAGAAAAGCTGGGCGATCACCATCGCCCGGGAATACGGCAGCGGCGGCCGGACGATCGGGAAGCAAATCGCCGAAGATCTGGGCATCGCCTATTACGATTTAGAAATCATTCACGAAGCGGCCAAAAGAAGCGGGATGACCGAAAAAATTTTAACGGACAACGATCAGATCATCGACAGACCCTTGGCTCACTCCCTGTATTTCTGGGCGGCGGGGACGACTCAGGAAGATGAGCTGCCCGTCATCGAACGGATTTTTGACATCCAGGAAAAGATCATCCTCGAGCTCGCTGAAAAGGCGCCCTGCGTCATCGTCGGCCGCCTCGGCAATTTCATCTTGAAAGACAAGGTGCCGAGCTTCAATGTGTTTGTCAGCGCTTCACCGGGCGCCAAGATCAAAACCGTTGTGGAACGGGACAGTCTGGACGAAAAGGCGGCCCGGGCGAAAATTGAAAAGGTCGAGCGGGAACGGGCGAATCACTGCCAGTATTTTACCCATCAGCATTGGAAAGACCTGTCCCATTACGATCTGGCCATCCGTTCTGACGAAATGGGCCTGGCAGAAACAGCAGGCATGATCGAAACCGCGGCGAAAGCCAAACTTCACCTCGCGTAA
- a CDS encoding HTH domain-containing protein translates to MKTFLAPNGEYITIPDGRVTTFGLSKEQNELVKNALPAKGYELLDTDAPTDLIAISAAALIINAAALDSDSKEMIIDYYTEIGGCTDETVFWLGSPKPPRHLRAKFKCYENFEELATNLQYHLLSAHSKSKKAKDFSKKMADCLMILSLIRSHPGIKTQELVDKLEMPTRTIQRYISALQAAGEWIEYDTYKRGWRLQFGISVLFGDHLKDE, encoded by the coding sequence ATGAAAACATTTCTTGCCCCGAACGGGGAGTATATCACTATCCCGGATGGCAGAGTGACAACATTCGGACTCAGCAAAGAACAGAATGAATTGGTCAAAAACGCTTTGCCAGCAAAGGGGTACGAACTGCTTGACACCGATGCTCCAACCGATCTGATTGCCATTTCTGCGGCGGCGCTCATTATCAATGCAGCTGCCTTGGATTCAGACAGCAAAGAAATGATTATTGATTATTACACGGAGATCGGAGGCTGTACCGATGAAACCGTATTCTGGCTTGGTTCTCCCAAGCCCCCAAGGCATTTGCGGGCAAAGTTCAAGTGTTATGAAAATTTTGAAGAACTTGCCACTAATCTGCAATATCACCTTTTATCGGCACACAGCAAATCTAAAAAAGCGAAAGATTTCAGCAAGAAAATGGCGGACTGCTTGATGATTTTATCCCTGATTCGTTCTCATCCCGGTATCAAGACACAGGAGCTTGTTGATAAGTTGGAGATGCCGACGAGGACGATTCAACGGTATATTTCCGCCTTACAGGCAGCAGGCGAATGGATTGAGTATGATACTTACAAAAGAGGGTGGCGGCTTCAATTTGGTATTTCCGTTTTGTTCGGAGATCATCTAAAAGATGAATAG